One window of Amaranthus tricolor cultivar Red isolate AtriRed21 chromosome 11, ASM2621246v1, whole genome shotgun sequence genomic DNA carries:
- the LOC130827748 gene encoding uncharacterized protein LOC130827748, whose amino-acid sequence MDSIKEKEPTMQTHVKIQEIHQKPTLNQPKTSEYEAFQVKTQEIHPKPTLNQQRTNGYEAFHVKTQEIHPKPTLNQQKTNGYEAFQVKSQEIHQKPTLNQQKITGYEVLQSENHDHQNQQQQQQKKPIDSKIEEPMNTIETHLSFDGGKEEQKMEINGGILGPRERLKRHRTEVAGQVWIPDMWGQEDFLKDWIDCTSFDASLVPQNIMLARASLMEEGRRSSSNTLRVENSC is encoded by the coding sequence ATGGATTCCATTAAAGAAAAGGAACCCACAATGCAAACTCATGTTAAAATCCAAGAAATTCATCAAAAACCCACTTTGAATCAACCAAAAACAAGTGAGTATGAAGCTTTTCAAGTAAAAACCCAAGAAATTCATCCAAAACCCACTTTGAATCAACAAAGAACAAATGGGTATGAAGCTTTTCATGTTAAAACCCAAGAAATTCATCCAAAACCCACTTTGAATCAACAAAAAACAAATGGGTATGAAGCTTTTCAAGTTAAAAGCCAAGAAATTCATCAAAAACCCACTTTGAATCAACAAAAAATAACTGGGTATGAAGTTTTACAAAGTGAAAATCATGATCATcaaaatcaacaacaacaacaacagaaGAAACCCATTGATAGTAAGATTGAAGAACCCATGAACACCATAGAAACCCATCTAAGTTTTGATGGTgggaaagaagaacaaaaaatggaGATCAATGGAGGAATTTTAGGGCCAAGAGAAAGATTGAAGAGACATAGAACAGAAGTAGCAGGACAAGTATGGATTCCTGACATGTGGGGGCAAGAAGACTTTCTCAAGGATTGGATTGATTGTACTTCATTTGATGCTTCTTTGGTACCTCAAAACATCATGTTAGCTCGAGCTTCATTAATGGAGGAAGGAAGAAGATCAAGTTCAAATACTCTGAGAGTAGAAAATAGTTGTTAG
- the LOC130827749 gene encoding ras-related protein RABB1c: MSYAYLFKYIIIGDTGVGKSCLLLQFTDKRFQPVHDLTIGVEFGARMITIDNKPIKLQIWDTAGQESFRSITRSYYRGAAGALLVYDITRRETFNHLASWLEDARQHANANMTIMLIGNKSDLAHRRAVSTEEGEQFAKEHGLIFMECSAKTAQNVEEAFIKTAATIYKKIQDGVFDVSNESYGIKVGYGGIQGNAGGRDASTSQSGACCG, encoded by the exons ATGTCATACGCTTATCTTTTCAAATATATCATTATTGGAGATACCG GAGTGGGGAAATCATGTCTTCTTCTGCAGTTTACGGACAAAAGGTTTCAGCCTGTGCATGACTTGACCATTGGTGTTGAATTTGGGGCCAGAATGATTACGATCGATAACAAACCCATTAAGTTGCAAATTTGGGACACG GCTGGTCAAGAATCGTTTAGATCTATCACAAGGTCCTACTACCGAGGAGCTGCAGGTGCACTTCTGGTCTATGATATTACCAG GAGGGAGACTTTTAATCATCTTGCAAGTTGGCTGGAGGATGCAAGGCAACATGCTAATGCAAACATGACAATCATGCTTATTGGTAACAAATCGGACCTTGCACATAGGAGGGCAGTAAGCACGGAGGAAGGTGAGCAGTTTGCCAAGGAACATGGATTAATATTTATGGAGTGTTCTGCTAAAACAGCTCAAAACGTTGAGGAG GCATTCATAAAAACTGCTGCTACAATCTACAAGAAGATTCAGGATGGTGTATTTGATGTGTCAAATGAG TCTTATGGCATCAAAGTTGGATATGGAGGCATACAAGGGAATGCCGGTGGTAGAGACGCCTCGACTTCTCAAAGTGGAGCATGCTGTGGTTGA
- the LOC130827751 gene encoding cytochrome b-c1 complex subunit 9-like: MDAAVRRSGGGLWEGLYRVVMRRNSIYVTFVIAGAFVGERVVDYGVHRLWEYNNQGKRYEDIPVLGQRQSEE; this comes from the exons ATGGATGCAGCAGTAAGAAGATCTGGCGGAGGACTATGGGAAGGCCTTTACCGTGTTGTTATGCGCCGCAACTCCATCTATGTCACCTTCGTCATCGCCGGCGCTTTCGTCGGTGAGCGG GTAGTGGATTATGGAGTTCATAGACTGTGGGAGTACAACAACCAAGGG AAACGATACGAAGACATCCCTGTGCTTGGACAAAGACAATCAGAAGAATAA
- the LOC130827750 gene encoding iron-sulfur assembly protein IscA-like 2, mitochondrial, with the protein MGTRSLISRISSNFALRIRHNQKLLNLSTFHYFSSSPSSSAAIISDSSPSPSSSSSDDIHITDSCVRRMKELQATENGNKMLRLSVEAGGCSGFQYAFALDDKKKNDDRVFEKDGVKLVVDKISYDFVKGASVDYVEELIRSAFQVVENPSAVGGCSCKSSFMVKQ; encoded by the exons ATGGGAACAAGATCGTTAATTTCTCGAATTTCTTCCAATTTCGCTCTTCGAATCCGCCATAACCAAAAGCTCTTGAATTTATCTACTTTCCATTACTTTTCTTCTTCACCTTCTTCATCTGCCGCTATTATTTCAGATTCTTCTCCTTCACCTTCTTCTTCGTCCTCCGATGACATACATATCACTGACTCTTGTGTTCGG AGGATGAAAGAACTGCAAGCTACTGAGAATGGAAATAAGATGCTTCGGTTGAGTGTAGAAGCTGGAGGATGTTCTGGATTTCAATATGCATTTGCACTGGAcgataagaaaaaaaatgatgacAG AGTCTTCGAAAAAGATGGCGTCAAATTGGTAGTTGATAAAATTTCTTACGACTTTGTAAAGGGTGCTAGTGTTGATTACGTTGAGGAGCTTATTCGTTCAGCTTTTCAG GTTGTAGAAAATCCGAGCGCTGTGGGTGGTTGCAGTTGTAAAAGTTCTTTCATGGTGAAGCAGTAG